Proteins encoded in a region of the Phoenix dactylifera cultivar Barhee BC4 chromosome 3, palm_55x_up_171113_PBpolish2nd_filt_p, whole genome shotgun sequence genome:
- the LOC103721952 gene encoding CBL-interacting serine/threonine-protein kinase 14 yields the protein MPVSGGCVPPDGGGEAPPSAAKVLFGKYEVGRLLGCGAFARVYHARTAGTGQSVAIKCISKHKVLRGGLAGNVRREIAAMRRLRHPHIVRLYEVLASRTKIYFVLELAKGGELFARISAHGRLPEDAARRLFQQLVSAVAFCHARGVFHRDLKPENLLLDDQGDLKVSDFGLSAVVSTANGDRLFQTLCGTPAYVAPEILSKRGYDGAKVDIWSCGVILFVLAAGYLPFNDPNLMNLYRKIYRGDFRCPRWISPELRRLLGRLLDTNPETRLTVEGIVADPWFRTGLEEDRFLAMTRFREDIDARISKRGQLPAAWTEEGGEEERELNAFDIISFSTGFDLSGLFDAAADRERFVSGQPPEVILGRVEEVGRAEELVVRRRKGKPGGGGGGAAVEDRTGNMVVWVEVYRLNRELVLVEVEIGREGEGNWEFWREKLGPGLKCGSVSEPQTPVSCSSGWSSDRVSSIDSWDETDSN from the coding sequence ATGCCGGTTTCCGGCGGCTGCGTCCCGCCGGACGGCGGCGGCGAAGCGCCTCCGTCGGCTGCGAAGGTCCTCTTCGGGAAGTACGAGGTGGGCCGCCTTCTCGGCTGTGGCGCCTTCGCCAGGGTCTACCACGCCCGCACTGCCGGCACCGGCCAGAGCGTAGCCATCAAGTGCATCAGCAAGCATAAAGTCCTCCGCGGCGGCCTCGCCGGCAACGTCCGCCGTGAGATTGCCGCCATGCGCCGCCTCCGTCACCCGCACATCGTCCGGCTCTACGAGGTCCTCGCCTCCCGCACCAAGATCTACTTCGTCCTCGAGTTAGCCAAGGGAGGCGAGCTCTTCGCCCGCATCTCCGCGCACGGCCGTCTCCccgaggacgccgcccgccgcctCTTCCAACAGCTCGTCTCCGCCGTCGCCTTCTGCCACGCCCGCGGCGTCTTCCACCGCGACCTTAAGCCGGAGAACCTCCTTCTCGACGACCAGGGCGACCTTAAGGTCTCCGATTTCGGCCTCAGCGCCGTCGTCTCCACCGCCAACGGCGACCGCCTCTTCCAGACCCTCTGCGGCACGCCGGCATACGTCGCGCCGGAGATCCTCTCCAAGAGGGGCTACGACGGCGCCAAGGTCGATATTTGGTCCTGCggcgtcatcctcttcgtcCTCGCCGCTGGCTATCTCCCCTTCAACGATCCCAATTTGATGAACCTCTACCGCAAGATCTACCGCGGCGATTTCCGATGCCCCCGGTGGATCTCGCCGGAGCTCCGGCGACTCCTCGGCCGCCTCCTGGACACGAACCCCGAGACCCGGCTCACCGTCGAGGGCATCGTGGCCGACCCCTGGTTCCGGACGGGGCTCGAGGAGGACCGGTTCTTGGCCATGACGCGGTTCCGCGAGGACATCGACGCGCGAATCTCAAAGAGGGGCCAGCTGCCGGCCGCGTGGACGGAGGAGGGCGGCGAGGAGGAGCGGGAGCTTAACGCGTTCGATATTATATCCTTTTCGACCGGGTTCGACCTCTCCGGGCTCTTCGATGCGGCGGCGGATCGGGAGCGGTTCGTGTCGGGCCAGCCGCCGGAGGTGATTCTGGGCCGCGTCGAGGAGGTGGGCAGGGCGGAGGAGCTGGTGGTGCGGCGGAGGAAGGGGAAGCcgggcggcggcggtggcggggCGGCGGTTGAGGATCGGACCGGGAATATGGTGGTTTGGGTCGAAGTGTACCGGCTGAACCGCGAGTTGGTGTTGGTCGAGGTCGAGATCGGGCGCGAGGGGGAAGGAAACTGGGAGTTCTGGAGGGAGAAGCTCGGACCGGGTCTGAAGTGTGGGTCGGTTAGTGAACCGCAGACTCCTGTTTCGTGTTCGTCGGGTTGGTCGTCGGACCGGGTTTCTTCGATTGACTCGTGGGACGAAACCGATTCGAATTAG